From a single Calothrix sp. NIES-2098 genomic region:
- a CDS encoding RNA polymerase sigma-70 factor, with product MLVVPIKLSKNRQFPSKSASESDSYLVQQCLQGDIQSYGLLYRRHQQRVRVILHQCEPSSLDDLVQEVFLRAWKGLPKFRQTAKFSTWLYRIAWNLACNQRQAEVQRRNQLQALTVHTPTQQDAPDLMALHYQDLVQQGLVNLSFDHRTILVLHDLEEVPQKEIAEILDIPLGTVKSRLFHARAAMRQFLQQQGVQL from the coding sequence GTGTTAGTTGTGCCAATAAAACTTTCAAAGAATAGGCAATTCCCCAGCAAATCCGCAAGCGAATCTGATAGTTATCTAGTACAGCAGTGCTTACAAGGTGATATTCAAAGCTACGGGCTGCTTTATCGTCGCCATCAGCAACGGGTGAGAGTAATCTTACATCAATGCGAACCATCTAGCCTGGACGATCTAGTGCAGGAAGTATTTTTGAGGGCGTGGAAAGGATTGCCTAAGTTTCGGCAAACTGCAAAATTCTCGACCTGGCTGTATCGCATTGCGTGGAATTTAGCTTGCAATCAGCGACAAGCAGAAGTTCAACGACGGAATCAATTACAGGCGCTTACGGTACATACTCCTACCCAGCAAGATGCTCCAGATTTGATGGCGCTGCATTATCAAGACTTGGTGCAACAGGGGTTGGTTAACTTAAGCTTTGACCATCGCACGATACTAGTTTTGCATGACTTGGAGGAAGTACCACAAAAAGAGATAGCAGAAATCTTGGATATTCCCCTAGGAACGGTCAAGTCCAGATTGTTCCATGCTCGTGCTGCTATGCGTCAATTTCTCCAACAACAAGGAGTGCAACTATGA